DNA from Arthrobacter sp. StoSoilB19:
TCTTCGAGCTACTTCCGTTTCCCGCATTTGCACGGCGATCTGGTCACTTTCGTGGCCGAGGACGACGTGTGGATTGCGCCCCTGGACGGCGGCCGCGCGTGGCGCGTCTCGTCGCTCCAGCTTCCTGCCCGCAACCCGCGTTTCACCCCGGACGGCAAGCGCCTGGTCTGGACGGTTGTGCAGGGAACGGCGCCGGAAGTTGTGTCGGCACGGGTCGACGGCGGCGGGTACCGCCAGCGCACCTACTTTGGCCACAGCACCACGAAGGTCAAGGGATTCACTGCCGGCGGTTCGGTGGTGGTCACCAGCGCCTTCCGCCAGGCCGAAAGCCGGCACACCCACGCATACAGTGTCCCTTTGGAGGGCGGCTGGGCGCAGGAGCTCCCCTACGGGCCGGTGGAATCCGTTGCATTTGGCCCCGAGGTGGGCGACGAACGTCCCGTGGTGCTGGCCAGCGTGCTGTCCCGCGAACCGGCCTGGTGGAAGCGGTACCGTGGCGGGACGGCGGGAAAACTGTGGATCGACCGCGACGGCAACGGGGAGTTCGAGCGGCTGCTGCCGGACGTTGACGGCAACCTCACCGATCCCCTGTGGGTGGACGGCCGGATTGCCTTCCTGTCCGACCACGAAGGCTACGGCAACCTGTACTCGGTCCTTCCCAACGGACAGGACCTGCGGCGCCACACCGACCACCAGGACTTTTACGTCCGGCACGCCGCCTCGGACGGCAAGCGCGTCATTTTCGAATCAGCCGGCGAACTCTGGGTCCTGAATGATCTTGGCTCGGAGGCTGTAAAGCTGGACATCACCCTTGGCTCGGCATCGCAGACCAGGCGTCCCGCCCTCCTTGATGCCGTCAAGCACCTCGGCGCGGTGGCGCCGGATGCGGCGGGGGCCGCCAGCGCGGTGGAGTCGCACGGAACCATCCACTGGCTGCGGCACAAGGACGGGCCGTCCCGCATCATCGAGGCCACCCCGGGAGTGCGGGCCCGGCTTCCCCGGCCCTTGGGGGATGGCCGCATCGCCTACATCGCGGACCACGACGGCGTGGAGGCACTGCATATCAAGGACATTGCCGCTCCAGTACCGCACGGCGCCGGGCACGCGCCGGCAAGCGGCGGCAAGGCCGGCGCAATCTCTGAAACTCCCGATTCTGGAAATCCCGCTCCCGCCGATACGGCACAGGACGGCGCGGCAGGGCCGGAAACGGTCAGCCTGCCGCAGCCTGTTCCCGCGTCCGGCGCGGCAGTGCTGTCCGGAGGGGCCGTCCACGTGCCCGCGGACGACGAACAGCAGGCAGATGTTGCACCGCAGGCCCCGGCCCCCGCGGCCGACGCCCAGGAACCCGCGGCAGAACCAGGCATCACCGTCCCCACGCCGTCACGCGCCAGTTCGCTGGAAGCAAGCCCCGACGGCCGCTGGGTTGCCCTGGGTACCTCGTTTGGCGACGTGCACGTCCTGGACACCCGCAGCGGAGATCTCTCGCGGGTGGCCAGCATTGGCGAAGGCAGCATCTCCGAGCTGGCATGGTCGGCGGACTCCCGCTGGCTGGCCTGGTCTGAACCGGTCACGTCCTTTGGCTCGCGCAGCCGGCTGCGCCTGGCCACCGTTGACCAGCTCGATGCCGAACCGGTGGACGTGACCGACGGACGCTTCCGCGACGCCTCGCCCGCCTTCACCCCGGACGGAAAGTTCCTCGCCTTCCTGTCCAACCGCAGCTTCGATCCCGTGTACGACGGACACTCGTTCGACCTCTCCTTCCCCAGCCCCATCAAGCCGTACCTCGTGGCACTCGCCGCGGAGACGCCGTCGCCCTTTGGCCCTTCCGTTGATCCCGCGGGCGCCGGGCCGGAAACCACAACGGACGCGGATGCCACAGCCGGCGCCGAAGCACGGGATGATGCCGTGCCTGCCGTGCACGTGGACGCGGAGGGCCTGGCGCACCGCGTCATCAGCGTTCCCGTGCCGCAGGGCAACTACAGCTCGCTGAAGGCCGTTGACGGCGCCCTCCTCTGGCTCGACTCAGCCCTGGCCGGCGTGACCGGCGACGGAAAGGCCAGCCAGGAGGACAAGGACGCCAGCCCCAGCCTGGTCCGGTACGACATCGGACGGCGCAGGCAGACCACCCTGGTGGACGCCGTGGACAGCTACCGGCTCTCCGGCGACCGCAGCAAGGTGGTACTGGTTTCCGACAAACAGGTCACCGTGGTGCCTTCTGACGCCAAGGCGGACGAGGACTCCGGCAAGGCAGTCAAAGTGGACCTGGGCCGCATCCGCGTCCTGATGGACCCGCTCAGCGTCTGGGGACAGGCGTTCGATGAAGCCTGGCGCCTGCAGCGGGACTTTTTCTGGACCGAGGACATGGCGGGGCAGGACTGGGAATCCATCCACGCCCGCTACCGGCCCCTGGTCGGGCGGCTGGGCTCCCACGATGACCTGGTGGACCTGCTGTGGGAACTGCACGGCGAGCTGGGGACATCGCACGCATACGTGCGCCCCGCTCCGGTTGCCGAACGCGGCAGCCGGGGACAGGGCAGGCTGGGCGCAGACCTGGCGCACACCGCCCACGGCTGGGAAATCAGCCGCATCCTGGCCGGCGAGTCCTCCGACCCGCTTGCCATCTCCCCGCTGACCAGGCCCGGGGTTGGGGCCAAGGCGGGAGACATCCTGCTGGCCATTGACGGCGTCCCGTTGTCCGGAGCCGTCACCCCGGCCATGCAGTTGGTGGGAGCGGCCGGCCGTGCCGTGGAGCTGACCCTCCTCAACGGCCCGGGGCACGGCGGTGCCCAAGGCACCCAGCGCCGGGTCGCCGTCGTGCCCATCAAGGATGAGGAGCGGCTGCGTTACCAGGAATGGGTTGCCGGCAACCGGCGCACCGTCCGGGAAGCGTCCAACGGAACCTTTGGCTACCTGCATATCCCGGACATGATGGCCAACGGCTGGGCGCAGCTGCACCGCGACCTCGATACGGAAACAGCTCTTGACGGCCTGATCGTCGATGTCCGCCGCAACCGTGGGGGACACACATCGCAGCTCGTCGCGGAACTGATAGGCCGCAAGGTCACCGGATGGAGCATGCCGCGCGGGGAAAAGCCGCGGACCTACCCCCACCACGCACCCAGGGGGCCCGTGATCATCCTCGCGGACGAGTTTGCCGGGTCCGACGGCGACATCATCACCCAGGTCTCGAAGCTGCGTGGCATCGGCCCGGTCATCGGAACACGTACGTGGGGCGGTGTGGTGGGCATCGACAACCGGTTCGCGCTGGCGGACGGCACCGGCGTCACCCAGCCCCGCTATGCCAACTGGTTCAGCGGCGGCGTGGGGTGGAGCGTGGAGAACTACGGCGTTGATCCGGACATCGAAGTGACCTTCCCGCCGCACGCCTACGCCGCGGGGCGCGATCCCCAATTGGAGTACGGCATTGGGGCGCTGAAGGAAATGATCCAGGAACTGCCGACCGACCGGCCGCCGGCGCGTTCCGGCTACCGCCGGTTGAAGCCCGCTCCGCTGCCCGCCCGCCGGCAGGAGAGCTAGCCTTCACCGGCAACAGCAAAGGCCCTGCCTTTCCGGGATTGCCCGGAAGGCAGGGCCTTTGCGTTGTGCAGACGGTGGCGCTCAGATCATGCGCTCAAGGCCGGCGTGGCCTAGGACTGCAGGGTGGCGTCCAGGGTGATCTCGATGCCGGCCAGGGCCTGGGACACGGGGCAACCCTTCTTGGCGGCTTCGGCAATGCGCTGGAAGTCTTCCTGCGAGATGCCGGGGATGCGGGCCTCCAGGGTCAGGTGGCTGCCGGTGATGCCGGTGCCGGGCTGGAAGCCAACCTCGGACCTGGTGTTGACCTCCTCCGGCGTGAATCCCGCCTGGCTGAGTTCGTGGCTGAAGGCCATGGAGAAGCAGGCGGAGTGGGCTGCAGCGATCAGCTCTTCGGGGCTGGTCTTTCCGCCGGCAGCCTCCGTGCGCGCCTTCCAGGTGACATCGAAGGTGCCCAGGCCGGAGCTGTCCAGGGTGGTGTTGCCAGAGCCCTCGGTCAGGCTTCCGGTCCATACCGTGTGGGCGTTGCGTGTTGTAGCCATGTCTCTCCTCAGCGTCGATTCGATCCGGGCCCGGCACCCGCGGCCGGACCCACCGTTTTCCATCCTAGGGACCAGGCACCTCCGGTGCACGGATTGTCCGCTCTCAGAGGATTATGACCGGGGTCCCCGGGGTGGAGCGGTTACTGCCAGATGGCGGCGATGGCGATGTTGACCAGGGCCAGCCCGCCCACGCCATGGGCGAGCACGGTGGAGACGGGCTGGCCGTTCTTGGCCTTGCGTGTCCCAATGACAGCCAGGACGGCGACCACGACGGCGATGACGAACTTGATGCCCAGCTTGGCGTAGTTGGGATCCTTGTCCGGCAGGAACGGCAGGATGCCCATCATGGCGATGCCGGTCAGCAGTTGCAGGAAGGCGCCGTCACGCTGGCGGGGGTGCACGGTGGGCGTCCGCATCGTGGCGATCCAGTAGCCCACGATCATGGCGGCTCCCACCACGTGCAGGAAAACCAGGATGTTGAAGAGAATATTCATGGCTCCAGCTTAGCCAGTCAGTTCTACGGCCCGTAGCAAAGCCACGCGCACGGGGGCTCCGGGCGCAGGCGGCTGCGTTGGTTAAACCGCGACGGCGGTGCCGGCTGCGGGAGGTTTCCCACCCATGCCGGCACCGCCGTTGTCGTATTGCTGCGGAGGCTAGAGCCCCAGGTCCGCTTCGAAGGCGCCTTCTTCGAGGCGTGCCTTCAGGGTCTGGAGGAACCGGCCGGCGTCGGCACCGTCCACCAGGCGGTGGTCGTACGTCAGGGACAGGTACATCATGGAGCGGATGGCGATCGAGTCGTCACCGTTTTCGTCAGCAACCACGACGGGCCGCTTGACGATGGCGCCGGTGCCCAGGATGCCCACCTGCGGCTGGTTGATGATCGGGGTGTCGAACAGCGCGCCCACCGAGCCGATGTTCGTGATGCTGAACGTGCCGCCGGACAGTTCGTCCGGGCCGATCTTGCCGTCGCGGGTGCGGGAGGCAACGTCGGCGATCTTGCCGGCGAGGCCGGCAAGGTTCAGGTTGCCGGCGTCTGCGATGACCGGAACCAGCAGGCCCTTGTCAGTGTCGACGGCGATCGCCAGGTGTTCGGCGTTGTGGTAGGTGATTTCCTGCTTGTCCTCGTCGTAGGCAGCGTTGAGCTTGGGGTGCTGCTTGAGGGCCTCGGCCACGGCCTTGGCGATGAAGGGCAGGAACGTCAGCTTGGTGCCGTTCTGGGCCTGGAAAGAGTTCTTGGCCCTGGCGCGCAGCTTGGCGACCTTGGTCATGTCCACCTCGTGGACCTGGGTGAGCTGGGTGGAGATCTCCAGGGACTCGCGCATGCGCCGGGCAATGACCTGGCGGATGCGGGGAGCCTTCTGGGTGGTGCCGCGCAGCGAGGAGGCAGCTCCAGCCGATGCGGCCGGTGCGGATGCGGCAGGGGTTGCGGCCGGTGCGGCAGCGGGAGCCGCCTTGGCTTCAGCGGCGGCGATGACATCCTGCTTGCGGATGCGGCCGCCGACGCCGGTGCCGGACAGTGAAGTGATGTCCACCCCGTGCTGGTTGGCCAGCTTGCGGACCAGGGGAGTGACGTAGCCGGATTCGGACCCGTTGGCCGGTGCGGCCTCCTGGGCTGCAGGGGCTGCAGCGGGAGCGGGGGCTGCCTTGGGCGCTTCCTGGGCGGGTGCCGGAGCAGCGGGGGCCGGGGCGGCAGCCGGAGCTTCCTGCTGGGGGGCTTCCTGCCGGGGAGCCTCGGCGGGGGCCGGTGCAGCCTGGGGAGCCGGAGCAGCGGCAGCGCCGGAGCCGATGACGGCCAGCACGGAACCGACTTCAACGGTCTCGTCCTCATTGACCCGGATTTCCTGCAGCGTGCCGGCAACCGGGGACGGGATCTCGGTGTCCACCTTGTCCGTGGAGACTTCCAGCAGGGGCTCGTCGACCTCCACCTGGTCGCCAACGGCCTTGAGCCAGCGGGTGACAGTGCCTTCGGTGACGCTTTCGCCCAGTGCGGGGAGGGTTACTTCATGGCTTTCGCCGCCGCCTGCGGCCGGTGCCTCCGGTGCGGAATTTTCCTGGGCGGAAGTTTCCTGGGCCGGGGCTTCAGGAGCGGGTGCCTCGGTGGAAGGTGCCTCCGCAGGAGCGGGAGCTTCCTGGGCCGGTGCCGCAGCGGGAGCTTCCCCGGCTGGGGCGGAACCGCCGCCGGAGCCGTCACCAATGCGTACCAGGGGTGCGCCTACCTCGGCGGTCTCGTCTTCAGCGACCAGGATTTCTTCAATCACGCCAGCTACAGGAGAGGGGATTTCAGTGTCTACTTTGTCGGTGGAGACTTCGAGCAGCGGCTCGTCCACCTCTACCCGGTCACCTACCTGCTTGAGCCAGCGGGTGACGGTTCCTTCGGTGACACTCTCACCGAGGGCGGGCAAGTTAACGGATTCAGACATGTCGTCCCCGTTCTCCTTATTGATCTTTAGTGCGAATGATTGCTGCCTTGTTGGAAGCCTAGTGCACCCGGTCTGGACGACCGGGTGCACCGGGCCTGGTAATGCTGCGGAAAACTAGCCGTGCAGCGGCTTGCCGGCCAGTGCCAGGTGCGCTTCGCCGAGGGCTTCGTTCTGGGTGGGGTGGGCGTGCACCAGCTGGGCCACGTCCTCCGGGTAGGCTTCCCAGTTCACGATCAGCTGGGCCTCGCCAACCTGCTCGCCCATGCGTGCGCCGATCATGTGGACGCCCACCACGGGGCCGTCCTTCTGGCGGACCAGCTTGACCAGGCCGGAGGTACCCAGGATGGAGCTCTTGCCGTTGCCGGCCAGGTTGTATTCCTGGGTCTGCACCTGGTCTTCGCCGAACTTTTCCTTGGCAGCCTTTTCGGTGTAACCAACGGTGGCGATTTCGGGGTCGGAGTAGGTGACCTTGGGGATGTTGATGTCCTCGACCACCACGGGCTTCAGGCCGGCAATTTCCTCGGCCACGAAAATGCCCTGCTGGTAGCCGCGGTGGGCCAGCTGCACGCCGGGGACGATGTCGCCTACGGCGTAGATGTTGCCCACGCCGGTGTGCAGGCGCTCGTTGGTGATGACGAAGCCGCGGTCGATGGTGACGCCGGCTTCCTCGTAGCCCAGGTTGGCGGTGACGGGGCCGCGGCCGACGGCGACCAGCAGCAGGTCGGCTTCGAAGGTCTTGCCGTCCACCAGGGTGACCTTGACGCCGTCGTCATTCTGCTCAACGCCCTGGAAGAAGACGCCGGTGGAGAACTTGATGCCGCGCTTCTTGAAGGCGCGCTCGAAGTTCTTGACGATCGTTGCGTCCTCGTTGGGAACGAGGGAGGGCAGGCCTTCGACGATGGTGACGTCCACGCCGAACGACTTCCAGACCGAGGCGAACTCGACGCCGATGACGCCGCCGCCCAGGATGATGGCGCTCTTGGGGATGAAGTCCATGGTCAAGGCCTGGTCGGAGGTGATGACCTTGCCGCCGATTTCCAGGCCGGGAAGGGTGCGCGAGTAGGAACCGGTGGCCAGGACGATGTTCTTGCCCTTGTACGCGGTGCCGTTCACCACGACGGTGTCGGTGCCCTGCAGCTTGCCTTCACCCTCGATGACGGTGATGCCCTTGGACTTGATGAGTCCCTGCAGTCCCTTGAACTTGCCGGCGATGATGCCGTCCTTGTACGCGTTGACGGCGTTGATGTCGATGCCGTCCAGGGTGACGTTCACGCCGTACTTGGCGGAGTCACGGGCGTGGTCGGCCAGCTCTGCGGAGTGCAGCAGGGCCTTGGTGGGAATGCAGCCGTTGTGGAGGCAGGTGCCGCCCAGCTTGCCCTTCTCCACGAGGCCGACGGTGAGGCCGAGCTGTACCGCACGCAGCGCCGCAGCGTATCCGCCGCTGCCGCCACCGAGTACCAGGATGTCGAATTCTTGCGCAGTTGCCTGATCGGCCACTAAAACGCTCCCTCGCGTGAACGATGACGCGTTCTGCGCGCATCATCTGGTCTTGGAACTTGCCCTGCCGTGATTATGTCAGCAGGGCAACTCTCTTGCATTTGTGACTACCGTGGTTCACCTTAGCGAACCACCTATCCATGCTCCACCTTGGCGCTGCGTTTGTGGAGCGCTTGTGTCCAGTGTCACGCGGCCCTGTGGCACAGCAATCACTGCACCGCAGGGCCGCGCGGCACGGGGCCTGGAGCCCGTGACCCAGGCAGTTTGCTCAGGCCGCAGCCAGGATGTCCTCCACGTAGGCAACCAGGGTACGGACAGTGCATCCGGTGCCCTGCTTGTGGGTGTAGCCGTAGGGGCTGCCGTTATTAAAGGACGGCCCCGCAATATCGATGTGCGCCCAGGGGATCTGTTCGCCCGCTTTGTCCTTACCCACGAATTCGCGAAGGAACACAGCAGCGGTCATCATGCCGCCGTGGCGTTCGCCAATGTTGGCCAGGTCCGCCACCTGGGAATCCAGGCTGGGGCGCAGCTCCTCCGGCAGGGGCATGGGCCAGACCAGTTCGCCGGCACGGTCGGCCGCCGCCTTGAGGGCGCCCGTGACGCTTTCCGAGCCCATGACACCGGCAGTGCGGTTGCCGAGGGCGATGAGCTGCGCGCCGGTCAGCGTGGCCACGTCGATGATGGCGTCCGGGTATTCGCGGCTGGCTGCAACGATGCCGTCCGCCATGACCAGGCGGCCTTCGGCGTCGGTGTTGAGGACTTCAACCGTCTTGCCGCCGAACATGGTCAGCACATCGGCCGGGCGCGACGCGCCGCCGCCCGGCATGTTCTCCGCGATGCACAGCCAGGCGGTCGCCTTCACGGGCAGGCCCAGGCCGGCAAGGGCCAAAACAGTATTAAGTACGACGGCGGCGCCCGCCATGTCGCTCTTCATGTCGCCCATGTTCAGGGCCGGCTTGAGGGAGATGCCGCCGGTGTCGAACGTGATCCCCTTGCCGACCAGCGCAACCTTGGCGGTGGCCTTGGCGGGGGAGTACTCCACCTTAACCAGCCGCGGCTGGCGGGTGGAGCCCTTGCCCACGCCCATGATGCCGCCGAAGCCTTCCTTCTCAAGCCGCTTCTCGTCCCAGACGGTGACCTTGACGGGGAGTCCCTTGGCAAGGTCCTTGGCGGCCTCGGCGAAGGACTCCGGGTAAAGGTGGCTCGGCGGCGTGTTGACCAGTGAGCGGGTCGCGTTGACGGCCTTGGCCACCAGTCCTGCCCGCTTCAGTGCGGCGCCCAGCTCCGTGCTGCCTGCCAGTTCCGTGAAGATGACGGCATTGCGGACGGGATCCTTGAGCCCGTCCGTGGAAGACCGGAACTCGGTGAAGGCGTAGGCGCCCAGCGCGGCACCCTCGGCGACGGCCGAGACATCCTGCACCGTCGCCGTCGGGAACGCCAGGGTTACGGTGGCGAGGCCGGCCAGCTGCCGGACCGCGGATCCCGCTGCCCGGCGGAGTGCCTCACCGGTGAGCGGTGTGCCTTCCGGTACCTTTCCCACTCCGGCGAGGACCAGGATGCCGGCGCCGGTTTCGGGCAGTCCCGGGAGGCGGACCAGCTGGTCCGCCGCGCCGGTAACTCCGAGTGCCTTGAGGGAGTCAGCCAGGGCCTCCGCGGACTTCGCCGTCAGCGGGTTGTCCAGCAGGACGGGCCCGTCGCTTCCCTGCCCTACCCCGATCACCACGGCATCGCTGGGGTTCCTCTTAAGGTCCCGCGAGACGGTACTAAGGTTGACTTCAGTATTCTTGACCACAGGGATGAGTCCTCAATTCTCGAAACGATCGGGCAGGGATGCATGTTGGGCGCTCTGCCATGGTGGCCCGGATCCGGCCGTTCTGGACGGTGCCCGGGTGGTTGCAAGCCCGCCTGGCAGGCCAGTTCCGATCGTAGCCGTTCCCCTGCGGAGCGACAGAATTTCCTGAGATGTGCGCCACACCGCGGCCCGGAATGCCGGGTGCCCCTGCGGCGTTATGAATGATGTCCACCCGTACCCCTGAAAGGAACACGCCGTGCTTGAACGGATTTCCGGCTCCCTGCTGGACCCCGACGCGCTCTATGCCAGCAACATCGAGCTGTTCCACAGCCCGGAGCTGCAGGGGCTGAACCTGGTCATGGGTTTCACCGGGTTCGCCGACGCCGGCCATGTGGTGAAGCAGATCAACGCCGAACTGCTGGATACCCTCGACGCCCAGCCCGTGGCGGTCTTCGATGCGGACCAGTTGATTGACTACAGGTCCCGCCGGCCGCACCTGAGTTTCGTGGAAGACCACATCCAGGACTACCAGGAGCCCCGGCTGGCCCTCTACCGACTGGTGGACGGGCTGGGGAAGCCATTCCTCCTCCTGGCCGGCTTCGAACCTGACCTGCAATGGGAACGGTTTGCCCGTGCCGTGGTGAATATCGTGGAAAAGCTGGACGTCAACCTGGTCACATGGATCCACTCCATCCCCATGCCCGTGCCGCACACCCGGCCCGTGGGCGTGACGGTACACGGGAACCGGCCTGAGCTGATCGAGGGCATCTCCGTGTGGAAGCCCACCGTTGAAGTTCCCGCCGCTGTTGGCCACATCCTGGAGCTGCGCCTCGTGGAGGCGGGCCGCAATGTTGCCGGCTACGTCATCCACGTCCCGCACTACCTCGCCGAGGCCGAGTACCCCACCGCCGCCGTCGCCGGCCTGGAATATCTTGGCGCCGCAACGTCCCTGATGCTGCCCACCGACCGGCTCCGTGAGTCCGGGCGCGAGGTCAGCCGGCAGATTGCCCAGCAGATCGAGGCGTCCGAGGAGGTCCAGCAGGTGGTCTCCCGCCTGGAGACACGCTACGACGAGAAGGCCGACGGCATCGTCCGCCGGTCGCTCCTGGCCAACGAGAACGACGAGCTTCCCGACGCCGACGACCTGGGTGCCGCCGTGGAGGCCTACCTGGCCAGGGAGAACCCGGGGCAGTAGCGGGACGTCACGGCTTCCGGGCTGCGGGCGCGCGCCGGGCATAATGAACTGGTGACTGCTCCCCGCGCCTGGCTTATCTGGACCATTGGAATTTTCGGGTACCTGGTGGCCGTGGCGCAGCGGACCTCCTTCGGCGTGGTGGGGCTCGAGGCCACGGAGCGGTTCCACGCCACGGCGTCCGCCATCTCCTTCTTCACCGTCCTGCAGCTGCTGGTGTACGCCGGGCTCCAGATCCCGGTGGGCCTGCTGGTGGACAGGTTCGGCTCGCGTGCCATGATCGCAGGCGGCGCTGTCCTGATGGGACTCGGACAGGTGCAGCTGGCCTTCGCCGAAAGCATCCCCGGGGGAGTCCTTGGCCGTGTCCTGGTGGGCGCCGGCGACGCCATGACCTTTATCTCGGTGATCAGGCTCATCCCGCTGTGGTTCTCCCCCGCCCGCGTCCCCCTGGTCACGCAGTTGACCGGCATGTCCGGCCAGTTGGGTCAGCTGTTCAGTGTCCTGCCCTTCGCGCTGGTCCTGCACCTGTCCGGCTGGACCCCCGCTTTCCTGATGCTGGCAGGAATGTCCGCACTCGCCGTCGTGCTGGTACTCCTGCTCCTGCAG
Protein-coding regions in this window:
- a CDS encoding S41 family peptidase, whose protein sequence is MTSSSYFRFPHLHGDLVTFVAEDDVWIAPLDGGRAWRVSSLQLPARNPRFTPDGKRLVWTVVQGTAPEVVSARVDGGGYRQRTYFGHSTTKVKGFTAGGSVVVTSAFRQAESRHTHAYSVPLEGGWAQELPYGPVESVAFGPEVGDERPVVLASVLSREPAWWKRYRGGTAGKLWIDRDGNGEFERLLPDVDGNLTDPLWVDGRIAFLSDHEGYGNLYSVLPNGQDLRRHTDHQDFYVRHAASDGKRVIFESAGELWVLNDLGSEAVKLDITLGSASQTRRPALLDAVKHLGAVAPDAAGAASAVESHGTIHWLRHKDGPSRIIEATPGVRARLPRPLGDGRIAYIADHDGVEALHIKDIAAPVPHGAGHAPASGGKAGAISETPDSGNPAPADTAQDGAAGPETVSLPQPVPASGAAVLSGGAVHVPADDEQQADVAPQAPAPAADAQEPAAEPGITVPTPSRASSLEASPDGRWVALGTSFGDVHVLDTRSGDLSRVASIGEGSISELAWSADSRWLAWSEPVTSFGSRSRLRLATVDQLDAEPVDVTDGRFRDASPAFTPDGKFLAFLSNRSFDPVYDGHSFDLSFPSPIKPYLVALAAETPSPFGPSVDPAGAGPETTTDADATAGAEARDDAVPAVHVDAEGLAHRVISVPVPQGNYSSLKAVDGALLWLDSALAGVTGDGKASQEDKDASPSLVRYDIGRRRQTTLVDAVDSYRLSGDRSKVVLVSDKQVTVVPSDAKADEDSGKAVKVDLGRIRVLMDPLSVWGQAFDEAWRLQRDFFWTEDMAGQDWESIHARYRPLVGRLGSHDDLVDLLWELHGELGTSHAYVRPAPVAERGSRGQGRLGADLAHTAHGWEISRILAGESSDPLAISPLTRPGVGAKAGDILLAIDGVPLSGAVTPAMQLVGAAGRAVELTLLNGPGHGGAQGTQRRVAVVPIKDEERLRYQEWVAGNRRTVREASNGTFGYLHIPDMMANGWAQLHRDLDTETALDGLIVDVRRNRGGHTSQLVAELIGRKVTGWSMPRGEKPRTYPHHAPRGPVIILADEFAGSDGDIITQVSKLRGIGPVIGTRTWGGVVGIDNRFALADGTGVTQPRYANWFSGGVGWSVENYGVDPDIEVTFPPHAYAAGRDPQLEYGIGALKEMIQELPTDRPPARSGYRRLKPAPLPARRQES
- a CDS encoding leucyl aminopeptidase codes for the protein MVKNTEVNLSTVSRDLKRNPSDAVVIGVGQGSDGPVLLDNPLTAKSAEALADSLKALGVTGAADQLVRLPGLPETGAGILVLAGVGKVPEGTPLTGEALRRAAGSAVRQLAGLATVTLAFPTATVQDVSAVAEGAALGAYAFTEFRSSTDGLKDPVRNAVIFTELAGSTELGAALKRAGLVAKAVNATRSLVNTPPSHLYPESFAEAAKDLAKGLPVKVTVWDEKRLEKEGFGGIMGVGKGSTRQPRLVKVEYSPAKATAKVALVGKGITFDTGGISLKPALNMGDMKSDMAGAAVVLNTVLALAGLGLPVKATAWLCIAENMPGGGASRPADVLTMFGGKTVEVLNTDAEGRLVMADGIVAASREYPDAIIDVATLTGAQLIALGNRTAGVMGSESVTGALKAAADRAGELVWPMPLPEELRPSLDSQVADLANIGERHGGMMTAAVFLREFVGKDKAGEQIPWAHIDIAGPSFNNGSPYGYTHKQGTGCTVRTLVAYVEDILAAA
- the lpdA gene encoding dihydrolipoyl dehydrogenase, producing MADQATAQEFDILVLGGGSGGYAAALRAVQLGLTVGLVEKGKLGGTCLHNGCIPTKALLHSAELADHARDSAKYGVNVTLDGIDINAVNAYKDGIIAGKFKGLQGLIKSKGITVIEGEGKLQGTDTVVVNGTAYKGKNIVLATGSYSRTLPGLEIGGKVITSDQALTMDFIPKSAIILGGGVIGVEFASVWKSFGVDVTIVEGLPSLVPNEDATIVKNFERAFKKRGIKFSTGVFFQGVEQNDDGVKVTLVDGKTFEADLLLVAVGRGPVTANLGYEEAGVTIDRGFVITNERLHTGVGNIYAVGDIVPGVQLAHRGYQQGIFVAEEIAGLKPVVVEDINIPKVTYSDPEIATVGYTEKAAKEKFGEDQVQTQEYNLAGNGKSSILGTSGLVKLVRQKDGPVVGVHMIGARMGEQVGEAQLIVNWEAYPEDVAQLVHAHPTQNEALGEAHLALAGKPLHG
- a CDS encoding OsmC family protein, with product MATTRNAHTVWTGSLTEGSGNTTLDSSGLGTFDVTWKARTEAAGGKTSPEELIAAAHSACFSMAFSHELSQAGFTPEEVNTRSEVGFQPGTGITGSHLTLEARIPGISQEDFQRIAEAAKKGCPVSQALAGIEITLDATLQS
- a CDS encoding PAC2 family protein, with translation MLERISGSLLDPDALYASNIELFHSPELQGLNLVMGFTGFADAGHVVKQINAELLDTLDAQPVAVFDADQLIDYRSRRPHLSFVEDHIQDYQEPRLALYRLVDGLGKPFLLLAGFEPDLQWERFARAVVNIVEKLDVNLVTWIHSIPMPVPHTRPVGVTVHGNRPELIEGISVWKPTVEVPAAVGHILELRLVEAGRNVAGYVIHVPHYLAEAEYPTAAVAGLEYLGAATSLMLPTDRLRESGREVSRQIAQQIEASEEVQQVVSRLETRYDEKADGIVRRSLLANENDELPDADDLGAAVEAYLARENPGQ
- the sucB gene encoding 2-oxoglutarate dehydrogenase, E2 component, dihydrolipoamide succinyltransferase — encoded protein: MSESVNLPALGESVTEGTVTRWLKQVGDRVEVDEPLLEVSTDKVDTEIPSPVAGVIEEILVAEDETAEVGAPLVRIGDGSGGGSAPAGEAPAAAPAQEAPAPAEAPSTEAPAPEAPAQETSAQENSAPEAPAAGGGESHEVTLPALGESVTEGTVTRWLKAVGDQVEVDEPLLEVSTDKVDTEIPSPVAGTLQEIRVNEDETVEVGSVLAVIGSGAAAAPAPQAAPAPAEAPRQEAPQQEAPAAAPAPAAPAPAQEAPKAAPAPAAAPAAQEAAPANGSESGYVTPLVRKLANQHGVDITSLSGTGVGGRIRKQDVIAAAEAKAAPAAAPAATPAASAPAASAGAASSLRGTTQKAPRIRQVIARRMRESLEISTQLTQVHEVDMTKVAKLRARAKNSFQAQNGTKLTFLPFIAKAVAEALKQHPKLNAAYDEDKQEITYHNAEHLAIAVDTDKGLLVPVIADAGNLNLAGLAGKIADVASRTRDGKIGPDELSGGTFSITNIGSVGALFDTPIINQPQVGILGTGAIVKRPVVVADENGDDSIAIRSMMYLSLTYDHRLVDGADAGRFLQTLKARLEEGAFEADLGL